The genomic region ctcaatcagtctcattttatccatttggagTAGAGTGGCTAGAACAACACCGAGGCTTCCGGAGGCTTTCAGTAAGCAAGGCATCTGGTCGGACAGCGGGTGAGCACCAGGGTTCAAATCTGCATACATGAGCCTTAAGAAAATTAACTAGAGGCTGAGCCAAATCAAAGCAGGATGGCCTTAGAGCAACAGCAGCTTCCTAGATGGTTTTTATAATGTACTTGAAAACAGCCCTAGGCAAGAATATCATAATTTCAAGGGCAAACTAAACATCACCTTACCTACAATCTGCATCCCCCAAAGGAActgcaaggtgggggggggggagggggggcaaccATTTCTGCATAATATACATACTTTCATTTACGAACATTTGAATACAGACTTTCTATACACACATTacctatataataaaaatgtacatggCATGAGTATAGGTCACTGTATAAATATAGAGTTTTAGAAATCTTGAACCCGCGCTTCCTGTTCACATcagtttctcctcttcttcctccccagtcAGGTCCGTCATTTAAGAGTTGGACAAAAGGGACAAGTGTCATTTGTGTTGGTCTGGGCCCAGAATTTGAtacactggaaaggaagaaagacataTCTCAGGTTTATCTGGAAAgacggagggaaggaggggagagagcacCACTGAGGTCCACTAGGTCTAAGGAACGCATACTAAGTCAGAAGAGCTCTTACTGTGGGGGACCAGATGGGCTATTTCATTGGCTCTTACTCCCCCAAAGAATCTTCAGAGTAGGGGAAACTGTACTTTTTTCAGGGAACATTAACAATCAGCTAAGAATAGTGTAAAGCTGCTTTTTGTTGAATACTTGGTGTGGCCTTCTCCTCTCATGATCCATTCAGGCGGAGATGTGCTCCAATCTCCAAATACCCACTACCCTCAAATCTTATTCAGGATTTTCCCTTACTAAGAATTTAGATATAAATCCAGTTCCTACCTCTTGGaaatcaaaatgaacaaaacaaaatagtaaagaaGCAATCATCCCTGCTGCGAAGAGACTTAACTCTGCCTGGTGACATACTACAAGATAGGAATAACCTGTCAGTTTGCGAAGATAATCTCTAACAGGCAGGTCTCCAAGCTATTTTGTTAATGGATTTCCTAATCTCATATTCAGGTTCCCTATTCCCTTCTTCTCATCTAAGCAAAGTCTCCTGACAATGCTATATCTGAAACAGTGCTTAGAAATGTATGTCTTATTGTCAGCGTTCCAAGACAGTAAGTAATCTGTGTTCTAGGATGAACTGCTTATCCAGTCCCCTAAAGTGAATAGGGTAACAGGAAGCTGGGAGATCCTAGCTGCCAGTATTCTGAATCCTGTTGATCATTTAAGCCACAATTTACTGAAAACCTCATGCTGAGATATTAATGATGACCATCAACACAGCAACACGTTcatgaaaaattcagaaaaggaacAGTAGAATCGAAGAAGGTCTATAGCACCCACCTCCTTGTGCAGCACATGGGAACACGCCATTGGATGCAGCTCATTGGGCTGGACAAGTTTCTGGCACATGAGACACAGCTTACAGGCGGCTGGAGCCTGCAGAACAGAGGAGGGACGGCCAAAGAGTGAGGAACCTCTGGGTCTCCTTGCCTTTTATGCCCATGATTCCGTTCTACTATTTCGATGTCGCAAAAAGATTTCAcaccaaaagaaggaaaagttcaAATACAGATTCTTGCCAGAGTACTTGCATTTTCTCAGCAGGGGCTGCCAATGACCCAGCTACTGAGATTATGGTTTTTTCCCGCACTCCACCTGTGAACCTGTTCCCTCCTCACCCCCGAGCTCCTCCACATCCcggttttcaaagaaaaagagccTTACATGTGAAGACCTTCCAGGATATGAAACTTGGGCAGAAGGCAAGAACATTGGGGTACTGATTTGGGTCAATGGAGCAGGGAACAAGGCCCGGATCCGACCGAGTGGCTGTGGGCAGAAACATCGTCAGAGTAAGGAGAGAGAGTCTGAGCAACCCAGCaggtaacaaaaagaaatcatttatttcCCAGTCCAACAAAGCAAGAAACCAGAGTAGATAATCCTGGCTGCAGTGCTGTTGGCCACCCCCAATTTCCCTGAAATTTGTCCTTTCCCTAACATCTCAGCAGGTCTGAGTTCTCCCCCAAGTAGCCCTTCTTACCTGAGTACTGGCTGCCACCCGCTCATGTTCTGCCAGTCGTGCAGCTACCAACTGGATCAGTTCCTCCATGGTCAGGCCTGCCATGGTGGTCCGTGCTGTCTTGATTTGCTGAAGGATGTTGGTCATCTGGGCCCTAAGAAACCAAATGTTGAGGGAGAGAAATTCTATGCTATACTCGTGGGAAATATCCATGAAACCTCTCAGACATTCCTCTTACAAATTTTTAATCAGTCCTGAAAGACACTTACTTATTGCATTGTGGGAAGCGAGTCAGTAGCTTCTCCAGGATCTTCTCCAGTTTGTCTACTGGTTGGGGCCGGGGAGTTTCAGTAGAAGCCTTAACACCGCCCAAGcctgggggaggtgggatggAGGCAGCAGGGGGCATGTGTGGACCGTGGGGGCCAACGAGGGAACCCAAGCCAGGGCTATTTCTCCCATGGGAGCCAGGAAGGGGCGGGGAAGGCTGGCTGGGCTGGGAAAGGGCAGGGTTTAGGATTGGGAAAGACAAGGAGCGGGGATCTGCGCTGGGCATAACCATGGGCACTGTGACCTGCCCAATGGAGAAGGGCATCCGAGGAGCCAGAGAAGGATTGGGTTGAAACACCTGAAGCATAAAGTCTGTCTGTAGAGCGGCAGAGGTAGAGGacgagagagaaaggaagaaaataaaagtttaggaAACTGGAGATGTCAGTGAGCAATTCTTATGCCAAATAATACcgataataacaacaacaatgtTATAATACCAGTAATGAAACCAATTTCCTCATAAAAGGAACAAGTAAAGGCTGGCTGTGCCGGCAGCACAGAAAGGTAGCCTCCCCCACGCTGGCCCTCTCACctctgatgggggtgggggcaaagtgGGAGTCGGGATTTGAGGAAGGCTGCTCAGCTTGGCTCCGTTCCTCACCAACTGGATATGACTATTAAACTGGtcctggaaaagagagaaaggaaaggattatCCTTTCTGCTGACTCGAGTAGGCTCTAGAGAGAGAACACCAACCAGTATCAGAAGAGCAAAGGCAAGGGCAGAGCCGACCCTAAGTGACAACGTACAAGGTCCGTCCCTATCACCAGGGTTTCAGCACAGACTGAACTCCCTCGCTCAACCATCACCCATTACAACACTTACCCGaacattctttttcatcatccGAACTCCATTCAGCCTTGTCTCCCACTCCTGTTTGGAACGAACGGTCTCTAGTGTTGGGGGGGTTGACCTTTCAAGAAACCAACAGGAATTTACAGAATTGAAGAAAGCCCTGCTCCTGACTCTCTGAGATAGCAGGACAGTGTCGGGCTAACAGGCCTGGCGAGGTCAGACCAGGTGCAGGAGGCGGCCAGGGCCCTAAGTCATCTGCTTCATTCTAACTCCAGCATTTTTTAAGCCAATTATTAAAGAAAGAGGACCCACCACAGAGGGTTTTTGGTCTGCCTGGAAATGCCACAAGGGCCCTCCAGATTCCacggcagaaagagaaatgactgTGCGAGAAACAAGTCTCCAAAGATATCCGTTATGCTTTGACACCATAAAGAAATACTGTTTATCCAACCGGAaccaatacaataaaaaatacaaagctaTAAAATACGGGAAGAGAAATCACTGAACAATGACTAGTGTGCAGACAAGGATGGCCTTGAAATTCCTGCGAAGACAAACTAAATGCCAGATGAGCTGGCCTAGGGTTTGAAAAACCTAACAACTCCTCCTCCACCCACTCACCCCGCCCCGGCGCCCcgctcaacacacacacacatacacaaaacacaaaactgcaGGACCTTGACTCTAGAATGGGAAGGTACTTACTTGAGGTAAGTGAGGTGcagttctgcttctttttctgcttcttctagtTTCAATACCAGCAACTCTTTCCGACTCTCTAGTGATAAGATCTAAGGAAaccacacgcatacacacacagatacttTGTTAATTTTATATACCTGAAGCTAAACACGAAGTTAAAACAaatgcttaggggcgcctgggtggctcagtcggttgcgcatccgactcggctcaggtcatgatctcagtttgtgggttcgagccctgcatcaggctctgtgctgaccgcttgctcagagcctggaggctgcttcagattctgtgtctccttttctctctgcccctcccccactcacgctttgtctcactctgtttctcaaaaataaataaatgtaaaaaaaatttttttttttaagaaaccaaatgCTTACTTAGTGGCTATATGGTAGAACACTTGTATGGCTTAGTGGTAGAATACTACACTATGCTATATATAATAGTACAATACCATATGATGCtaaaatatactatattatatacgtAGTATACTATGTTATATAAGGTACTATAGCGTACTCTAAGACAACAGGTTCTATTATCTGGAAGCCTCATATCAAGGCTTTCCACACAGAGCTCTTCTCACCTCTGCTTTCCAGGCCCGTTCTGTCTCTTCCATAATGTTCCGGTTTATTTCGCCATCCTGATTCTTGAGTCTATCTAGTTCCATTTCCCACACTTCTCTGTAAGGTAAGAAACCAGGAACAGGAataaggagagaaagacaagattGCTAAGGGACATCAAGGCAAAAG from Panthera uncia isolate 11264 chromosome D1, Puncia_PCG_1.0, whole genome shotgun sequence harbors:
- the RNF214 gene encoding RING finger protein 214 isoform X3 → MAPTLSGTFPEGLLPPPGLLPSRGRLTLPPRAPGESTCILGGFRGVRGARTAPALAARGRRRGRRGAAAAAPLWAGPRPLRSRRRKWEVPRAGRRSTPPPEARPPPPPAPPAQVQSMMAAASEVAGVVSNAPSPPESSSSLCASKSDEGLPDGLSPKDPAQKHKNSPLSSTDFKTADSEVNTDQDIEKNLDKMMTERTLLKERYQEVLDKQRQVENQLQVQLKQLQQRREEEMKNHQEILKAIQDVTIKREETKKKIEKEKKEFLQKEQDLKAEIEKLCEKGRREVWEMELDRLKNQDGEINRNIMEETERAWKAEILSLESRKELLVLKLEEAEKEAELHLTYLKSTPPTLETVRSKQEWETRLNGVRMMKKNVRDQFNSHIQLVRNGAKLSSLPQIPTPTLPPPPSETDFMLQVFQPNPSLAPRMPFSIGQVTVPMVMPSADPRSLSFPILNPALSQPSQPSPPLPGSHGRNSPGLGSLVGPHGPHMPPAASIPPPPGLGGVKASTETPRPQPVDKLEKILEKLLTRFPQCNKAQMTNILQQIKTARTTMAGLTMEELIQLVAARLAEHERVAASTQPLGRIRALFPAPLTQISTPMFLPSAQVSYPGRSSHAPAACKLCLMCQKLVQPNELHPMACSHVLHKECIKFWAQTNTNDTCPFCPTLK
- the RNF214 gene encoding RING finger protein 214 isoform X2 is translated as MMAAASEVAGVVSNAPSPPESSSSLCASKSDEGLPDGLSPKDPAQKHKNSPLSSVSSQTITKENNRNVHLEHPEQNPGSSAGDTSAAHRAVLGENLLATALCLSGGGSQSDLKDVANTAGEEGDTCLQESLHRVTRSLKAGCHTKQLASGSCSEDRSPQASILKEGSRDTGLDFRPVVPPANGVEGVRVDQDDDQDSASLKLSQNIAVQTDFKTADSEVNTDQDIEKNLDKMMTERTLLKERYQEVLDKQRQVENQLQVQLKQLQQRREEEMKNHQEILKAIQDVTIKREETKKKIEKEKKEFLQKEQDLKAEIEKLCEKGRREVWEMELDRLKNQDGEINRNIMEETERAWKAEILSLESRKELLVLKLEEAEKEAELHLTYLKSTPPTLETVRSKQEWETRLNGVRMMKKNVRDQFNSHIQLVRNGAKLSSLPQIPTPTLPPPPSETDFMLQVFQPNPSLAPRMPFSIGQVTVPMVMPSADPRSLSFPILNPALSQPSQPSPPLPGSHGRNSPGLGSLVGPHGPHMPPAASIPPPPGLGGVKASTETPRPQPVDKLEKILEKLLTRFPQCNKAQMTNILQQIKTARTTMAGLTMEELIQLVAARLAEHERVAASTQPLGRIRALFPAPLTQISTPMFLPSAQVSYPGRSSHAPAACKLCLMCQKLVQPNELHPMACSHVLHKECIKFWAQTNTNDTCPFCPTLK